The following proteins are encoded in a genomic region of Cyclonatronum proteinivorum:
- a CDS encoding amylosucrase: MEHYFTAKSRARLIRSCREQAQAFFKGRPKAERDAFLARFDDFAPRLTDLLHGLYRDQFDFGLHLAALTDVLCESWKSRSRKLRETDEARLANPNWFCGPEMAGAVCYVDLFAGDLKGIEARISYLQELGITYLHLMPLFKSPEKENDGGYAVSSYREVNPALGTVKQLEKLAAKLAENGISLVLDFINNHTSGEHEWAQRAKKGEAAYQEFYYLFDDRQIPDAFEPHLREIFPEVRRGNYSWHEPPGKWVWTTFHNYQWDLNYRNPAVFVAMVREMLFLANLGVDFLRLDAVPFTWKVQGTVCENLPQAHDIIRALNACARIAAPGLLFKSEAIVHPDDVIAYVAPDKCQVSYNPTVMALLWESLATREVRLLRESLKYRFNLPAGTAWINYVRSHDDIGWSFADEDAATLGINGFDHRNFLNQFYCGDFPGTFSKGVKFQYNPSNQDMRVCGTTASLAGLERGLEMKDDAWSADAVSRILLMYGLCMSIGGIPLLYLGDEIGTLNDYSYAEHPAKKGDSRWVHRPRMDWELLKEVREDKGPRGRLFTGLKKMLRIRREVPQFAENGLRQMQTHHGSVLAFEKSNSRGRVVVVANFSEHPVIAHLPNGSTLLPHTDLITGKAYAQIEHLELAPYQLLWLQQN, from the coding sequence ATGGAACACTACTTTACTGCCAAATCAAGAGCGCGGCTGATCCGCAGCTGCCGTGAACAGGCACAGGCTTTTTTTAAGGGACGCCCCAAAGCGGAGCGGGACGCCTTTCTGGCGCGCTTCGATGACTTCGCCCCGCGCCTGACCGATCTGCTGCACGGACTTTACCGCGATCAGTTTGATTTCGGGCTGCATCTTGCGGCCCTCACCGATGTGCTGTGCGAGTCGTGGAAGTCCCGCAGCCGCAAATTGCGCGAAACTGATGAAGCACGCCTTGCAAACCCCAACTGGTTCTGCGGACCCGAAATGGCGGGCGCGGTCTGCTACGTGGACTTGTTTGCCGGCGACCTCAAAGGCATCGAAGCCCGCATTTCGTACCTGCAGGAGCTGGGCATCACCTACCTGCACCTCATGCCGCTGTTCAAATCGCCCGAAAAAGAAAACGACGGCGGCTATGCAGTGAGTAGTTACCGCGAGGTCAACCCGGCTCTCGGCACGGTCAAACAGCTCGAAAAACTGGCCGCCAAACTGGCCGAAAACGGCATTTCGCTGGTACTCGATTTCATCAACAATCACACCTCCGGTGAGCACGAATGGGCGCAGCGGGCTAAGAAGGGGGAAGCTGCGTATCAGGAGTTTTACTACCTCTTTGATGACCGGCAGATACCGGACGCCTTTGAGCCGCATCTGCGCGAGATCTTCCCGGAAGTCCGCCGCGGCAATTACAGCTGGCACGAGCCGCCCGGCAAGTGGGTGTGGACGACCTTCCACAATTATCAGTGGGACCTGAACTACCGCAACCCCGCAGTATTTGTGGCCATGGTTCGGGAAATGCTGTTTCTGGCCAACCTCGGGGTGGATTTCCTCCGGCTCGACGCGGTGCCTTTCACCTGGAAAGTGCAGGGCACGGTCTGCGAAAACCTGCCGCAGGCACACGACATCATCCGCGCGCTCAACGCCTGTGCCCGCATCGCAGCGCCGGGCCTGCTGTTCAAGTCCGAAGCCATCGTTCACCCGGACGATGTGATCGCCTACGTCGCCCCAGACAAATGTCAGGTTTCCTACAACCCGACCGTGATGGCGCTGCTCTGGGAGAGCCTGGCAACCCGCGAAGTCCGCCTGCTCCGCGAATCCCTCAAATACCGCTTTAATCTGCCTGCGGGCACAGCCTGGATCAACTACGTGCGGAGTCACGATGATATCGGATGGAGCTTCGCCGACGAAGATGCCGCGACCCTGGGCATCAATGGTTTCGATCACCGCAACTTCCTGAATCAGTTCTACTGCGGCGACTTCCCTGGCACGTTCTCGAAGGGCGTCAAATTTCAGTACAACCCCTCAAATCAGGACATGCGCGTGTGCGGCACGACGGCTTCCCTCGCCGGACTCGAGCGTGGTCTGGAGATGAAAGACGATGCCTGGTCAGCCGACGCGGTCAGCCGCATCCTGCTGATGTATGGTCTCTGCATGAGCATAGGCGGCATCCCGCTGCTCTACCTCGGGGATGAAATCGGCACCCTCAACGATTACAGCTACGCCGAACATCCGGCCAAAAAAGGCGACAGCCGCTGGGTGCATCGCCCCAGGATGGACTGGGAGCTGCTGAAGGAAGTCCGCGAAGACAAAGGCCCGCGGGGAAGGCTGTTTACCGGCCTTAAAAAAATGCTGCGGATCCGCCGCGAGGTGCCTCAGTTTGCTGAAAACGGACTGCGTCAGATGCAGACGCATCACGGCTCGGTGCTGGCGTTCGAGAAAAGTAACAGCCGGGGAAGGGTGGTCGTCGTCGCCAACTTCAGCGAGCATCCGGTGATCGCGCACCTGCCCAACGGCAGCACCCTGCTGCCGCACACCGATCTCATCACCGGAAAAGCGTACGCGCAGATCGAACATCTCGAGCTCGCGCCCTATCAGCTGCTTTGGTTGCAGCAAAACTAA
- a CDS encoding carbohydrate kinase family protein, translating into MSKTIVGLGEVLTDQFPDYEKPGGAPANVVYNLGQLGNEALLVSAVGADETGRMLRTFLAKNGLDTRYVQESGKPSGTVKVTFSGSEASYDITQDVAWDDIRWNPGLQELASRTHAVCFSTLSQRSETSAATIQRFLQAVPSDCLRVLDVNLRPPFFSRETIEASLRLANVVKVNEHEYADIEALLGQGDLRGLLLHEFGLRLLIVTLGKNGSRCITADTDTHYPTQPIDTSTGDSVGVGDAFIACVIHHLLKETPMPETMRLANRYAGYVASQQGAMVSFDPQFLSEIR; encoded by the coding sequence ATGTCCAAAACCATCGTAGGCCTCGGTGAAGTGCTCACCGATCAGTTTCCGGACTACGAAAAGCCCGGCGGGGCGCCGGCCAATGTGGTGTACAACCTGGGTCAGCTCGGCAATGAAGCCCTGCTCGTGAGCGCGGTCGGCGCGGACGAAACCGGACGCATGCTGCGCACTTTCCTCGCTAAAAACGGCCTCGATACGCGCTACGTGCAGGAATCCGGCAAGCCGTCCGGCACGGTGAAGGTCACTTTTTCGGGCAGTGAAGCCTCCTACGACATCACGCAGGATGTGGCCTGGGACGACATTCGCTGGAATCCGGGTCTGCAGGAGCTCGCGTCCCGCACCCATGCCGTCTGCTTTTCGACCCTGTCGCAGCGCTCGGAAACCTCCGCCGCGACCATTCAGCGTTTTCTGCAAGCGGTGCCTTCCGACTGCCTGCGCGTGCTCGATGTGAACCTACGTCCGCCGTTTTTCAGCCGCGAAACCATCGAAGCCTCGCTCCGCCTCGCCAATGTGGTGAAAGTGAATGAGCACGAGTATGCCGATATCGAAGCCCTGCTTGGTCAGGGCGACCTGCGCGGGCTGCTGCTTCACGAGTTCGGGCTGCGTCTGCTGATCGTCACCCTCGGCAAAAACGGCAGCCGCTGCATCACCGCCGATACCGACACGCACTACCCAACCCAGCCCATCGACACAAGTACCGGCGACTCCGTCGGCGTGGGCGACGCCTTCATCGCCTGCGTGATACACCATCTGCTCAAAGAAACGCCCATGCCCGAAACCATGCGGCTCGCCAACCGCTACGCCGGCTACGTGGCTTCGCAGCAAGGCGCGATGGTCTCTTTTGATCCCCAATTTCTAAGCGAAATCCGCTAA
- a CDS encoding sodium:solute symporter, translating into MEFDVSIAWIDYVIIALYFAFIIWLGLYFKNKNKNQDDYFLAGRSLTWPIIGFSLFASNMGSISLVGLAESGYRTGFANFSYEWMATFVLILFAVFFLPYYLRNKIYTVPEFLERRYGSFARYYFSGVTMTLNVFVDIAAGLYAGAVVVKMAFPELSIVTIVWGISIFAAFYTLLGGLASVVYSDTVQAVLLIVSSIFVTVAAWNMIGGWEEITAGVAAAGVSADHLSIVRGMDDPNLPWPGLFSGVFLLGFYFWVTNQFIAQRALAAKDTRQGQWGALFAGFLKLSTLFIMVLPGVMALILYGDSIEAVNAYPALIFDLLPVGLLGITLAGFIAALMSSVDSGLNAASTLFTFDFYKKFRPNSTQDDAMRVAKITILVLMVISALWAPQIIKFDSFWDYLQMVLSFICPPIVALFAFGLFSKRINTKGANASIVTGVTLSALSIGYQFYINITGAENLLPHYLYLAGFIFILCSVILVGVSLLSGPDEGKDWEALIWTPKFFHAETQSLSDLPFYYNYRYQAVALLFLIVALLIIF; encoded by the coding sequence ATGGAATTTGACGTCAGCATTGCGTGGATTGATTATGTGATCATTGCGCTGTATTTCGCGTTCATCATCTGGCTGGGACTGTATTTCAAGAATAAAAACAAGAATCAGGACGACTACTTCCTGGCCGGACGCTCCCTCACCTGGCCCATCATCGGCTTCTCGCTTTTTGCGAGCAACATGGGCAGCATCAGTCTGGTCGGTCTTGCTGAAAGCGGGTACCGGACCGGCTTCGCCAATTTCAGCTACGAGTGGATGGCGACCTTCGTGCTCATCTTGTTTGCCGTCTTTTTCCTGCCGTACTACCTGCGCAACAAAATTTACACGGTCCCCGAGTTTCTCGAGCGCCGCTACGGCAGCTTCGCTCGCTACTACTTTTCGGGCGTCACCATGACCCTCAACGTGTTTGTGGATATCGCCGCCGGACTTTACGCCGGTGCGGTCGTGGTCAAAATGGCTTTCCCGGAGTTATCCATCGTGACGATCGTCTGGGGCATTTCGATCTTCGCGGCCTTCTATACCTTGCTGGGCGGTCTTGCCTCGGTTGTCTATTCCGATACCGTTCAGGCCGTGCTGCTGATCGTAAGCTCCATTTTCGTGACGGTCGCTGCGTGGAACATGATTGGCGGCTGGGAAGAAATCACCGCGGGTGTTGCCGCCGCAGGCGTAAGCGCCGATCACCTCAGTATCGTGCGCGGCATGGATGATCCCAACCTGCCGTGGCCGGGTTTGTTCTCCGGGGTTTTCCTGTTAGGGTTCTATTTCTGGGTTACGAATCAGTTCATCGCACAGCGGGCGCTGGCCGCCAAGGATACACGTCAGGGACAGTGGGGCGCGCTTTTCGCCGGTTTCCTCAAGCTTTCGACCCTCTTCATCATGGTGCTGCCTGGCGTGATGGCCCTCATCCTCTACGGCGACAGCATCGAAGCGGTCAACGCCTACCCGGCCCTGATCTTCGATTTGCTGCCGGTCGGCCTGCTCGGCATCACCCTCGCCGGTTTCATCGCGGCCCTGATGAGCAGTGTGGACAGCGGCCTCAACGCGGCCTCGACGCTCTTTACCTTCGATTTCTACAAGAAATTCCGCCCCAATTCTACGCAGGATGACGCCATGCGCGTGGCCAAAATCACGATTCTTGTGCTCATGGTTATTTCCGCGCTTTGGGCCCCGCAGATCATCAAATTCGACTCCTTCTGGGATTATCTCCAAATGGTGCTCTCGTTCATTTGTCCGCCGATTGTAGCGCTCTTCGCCTTCGGCCTGTTCTCGAAGCGCATCAACACCAAAGGCGCGAACGCCTCCATCGTGACGGGCGTCACCCTCAGTGCGCTCAGCATCGGCTATCAGTTCTACATCAACATCACCGGCGCGGAGAACCTGCTGCCGCACTACCTCTACCTCGCGGGCTTCATCTTCATCCTTTGCTCGGTCATTCTGGTCGGGGTCAGCCTGCTGTCCGGCCCCGATGAAGGCAAGGACTGGGAAGCCCTCATCTGGACGCCCAAATTTTTCCACGCCGAAACCCAGTCGCTCAGCGATCTTCCTTTTTACTACAATTACCGCTATCAGGCCGTGGCTCTGCTCTTCCTGATCGTGGCCCTGCTCATCATTTTTTAG
- a CDS encoding LacI family DNA-binding transcriptional regulator: MAAKRATIKDIAREAGVSPATVSRALSDHSSISKATRLKIAEIARQLNYRPNLQAKSLRTHATKTIALILPEINSFFVPEMMYGINTAAAELGFSVMMFQSDNQLAREKELLWYATELSADGILLSLSEETESLEHVQQLRDSGTPLLLIDKTGGTTDIPSLTIDGAAAAADAVRHLLDKGHRQIGGVFGHPALSITQNRRSGYLRALDAAGLSETDCPTLEVSQILEISTNLHRFLNDYPGLTALFLMSDELMVHTHHELSALGIRIPEQLSLIAISDGIAPYYLHPNITHLHHSGYGMGYEAARMLITHITQRPTPANPAPLQGAILPTKRCELHSVRQI; this comes from the coding sequence ATGGCAGCAAAGCGGGCAACCATCAAGGACATCGCGCGGGAAGCCGGGGTTTCTCCCGCCACCGTATCGCGGGCGCTTTCCGACCACAGCAGCATCAGCAAAGCGACCCGGCTCAAAATCGCGGAAATCGCCCGGCAGCTCAACTACCGCCCCAACTTGCAGGCCAAATCCCTGCGCACGCACGCCACCAAAACCATCGCGCTCATTCTGCCGGAAATCAACTCATTTTTCGTGCCGGAAATGATGTACGGCATCAACACCGCCGCCGCAGAGCTGGGTTTTTCGGTGATGATGTTTCAGAGCGACAATCAGCTTGCACGCGAAAAAGAACTGTTGTGGTACGCAACCGAGCTCAGTGCCGACGGCATCCTTCTCAGCCTGAGCGAAGAAACCGAATCGCTCGAACACGTGCAGCAACTGCGCGACAGCGGCACCCCGCTTCTCCTGATCGACAAAACCGGCGGCACCACAGATATTCCAAGCCTTACCATCGACGGCGCCGCGGCGGCAGCTGACGCGGTCCGGCACCTTCTCGACAAAGGGCACCGGCAAATTGGCGGCGTATTTGGTCACCCGGCACTCAGCATCACGCAGAACCGGCGCAGCGGCTACCTCCGCGCCCTCGACGCCGCAGGCCTCAGCGAAACCGACTGCCCCACGCTCGAAGTCAGCCAAATTCTCGAAATCTCCACCAACCTACACCGCTTCCTGAACGACTACCCGGGCCTCACCGCCCTCTTCCTGATGTCCGACGAACTCATGGTGCACACCCACCACGAACTCAGCGCCCTCGGCATCCGCATCCCCGAGCAACTCTCCCTCATTGCCATCAGCGACGGCATCGCGCCCTACTACCTGCACCCAAACATCACACACCTGCATCACTCCGGCTACGGCATGGGCTACGAAGCCGCCCGCATGCTCATCACCCACATCACCCAGCGCCCGACGCCCGCAAACCCCGCCCCCCTGCAAGGCGCCATCCTGCCAACCAAGCGCTGCGAACTCCACTCCGTCCGGCAAATCTGA